A segment of the Candidatus Hydrogenedentota bacterium genome:
GGTCGCCTTGGAGCGATATCGCGGTCCGGTCGAAATCGCGCGCGCGGGCCCGCAGTTCCTCGATGGTGCCGTCGCCGACGGTGCGGCCCCGGTTGATGATGACGATGCGGTCGGCCATCGCCTCGACTTCCTGCAGGATATGCGTCGAGAGAATGACCGTTTTCGTCGCGGCCAGTTTACGGATCAATTGGCGGATCTCGACAATCTGGTGGGGATCCAAGCCGGAAGTCGGTTCGTCGAGCACGATGATGTCCGGATCATGGATGAGCGCCTGGGCGAGGCCGGTGCGCTGTTTGTAACCCTTGGACAATTCGCGGATGATCTTGCGGTACATCGGCCGCAGCCCGCACTCGTCAAGCACGACTTCCACGCGCTGCTTCAGCTTGCCGCCGCTCAGACCCCGCGCACGCCCCACGAAATCCAGATATGTCCGCACTTCCATATCCATGTAGAGCGGCAGGATTTCCGGAAGGTATCCAATGATTCGTCGCACGCCCAGCGGATTGTCCAGCACATCTATCCCGCCGACCTGTGCCGTTCCGCTCGTCGGGTGCAGATACGTGGTCAGGATTTTCATGGCGGTTGATTTGCCGGCGCCGTTCGGTCCCAGCAACCCGACTATTTCGCCGCGGTTCACCTCGAAGGAGACATCCCTCAAGGCCACTACGGGACCGTAGTGCATCGTCAGCTTGTTCGCCTTGATCATGGTTGTTAGCACTCCTAAACCTGTTCCCGGTTGCATGTTTGCCTTCGGCGCGCCGCGTCCTCCCGTTACACGGCTTAATCTCCCGGAACGCCACGCCGCTAGACAAAGAGACACTAACAAGTCAGCAAAATCCGTGCCAGTAAAAAACACGGAATATCCCATCCGGACCAATCTGCGCAAGATGCTGATTGTCAACATTATAAGCGTTATTGACTCTTGATCGTTGGCATGTGGCCGCGCGACTCATTTGGGGTGGAATCCAGAGAACACGACTGAAAATGGGTATCGGAACATGCCTCCCTGTCGTCTTCTGTGGGGACCGAACGGCTTCGTCTGGTCTGAACCGTGGCATTGACAAGGGAACTCCCCTGCGGCCCGTCCGCCCTGTCCCAATGACGGGCTTGACTTCCGCGTTGGCATGTTCCACGCAAAGGCGGTAGAAGTTGCGAACCAAAGTATCATTGTACGATGATGATTCCCCGGCGATTGTGGAAAGTCGGCCCCAACCATGGATTGGGCCATCAACGAGGGAGTAACGGCGATGAACTTGACAAAGAGACAAAACACGCGGCGCGGTTTTCTGAAAGCGGCGGGGGCGCTGGGCGCAAGTCTGTATTTATCGGATTTATCCGCGGGGAGTCCTGCGGCCAACGCCCAGGCGAAGAAGGAAACGCTGGCGATTGACGGCGGGCCAAAGGCGGTCACCCATGCAGTCCCGAATGCGCAAAAATGGCCGCTGTACGGCGACGAGGAAATCCGGGCCGTCACGGAACTCCTGCGCAATCCGGACTACAAGCCCGTGGCGGAATTCGAGGAGGCATGGAAGGCGTATCACGGTTGCCCGTATGCAAAGGCGCACTGCAACGGAACCAGCGCGCTGACCTCGATGCTGTTCGCGCTGGATTTGCCGCCGGGCAGCGAAGTGCTCGTGCCGGATTACAGCACGTGGTTTCCGGTCGTGCCCATGCGGTTCTTCGATCTGGTCCCGGTGTTCGTGGACTCGAATCCCCGGACGCTGAACATTGACCTCGAAGACTGCAAACGCCGGCTAACCCCAAAAACGCGGGCAATCATGCCGGTCCACTGGTACGGCCTGCCGTGCGACATGGACGATATCTGCGCGTTCGCAAAAGAGCACGGGTTGGAGGTGGTGGAGGATTGCAGCCATGCGCACGGCGCGCGGGTCAACGACACGCTCGTCGGCAATTGGGGCCGTATGGCCGGGTTCAGTCTGCAAACCACGAAGCCGTTGCCGGCCATCGAGGGCGGCATCGGCATGTACAAGGACGCGCGGGATTTCGAGCGCGCCACCACCTACGGAAACTACGACCTGCCCCACACGTTCGCGGACGACAGCCCCTACAAGAAATACCAGGGCACGGCCTTCGGCGGGAAGATGCGCATTCATCCCATCGCGGCCATTCTCGCCCGCATCCAATTGAAGGATCTCGACGCGAAAAACGAGGCGGGCGTCGCGCAGGTCAAACGCCTCAATGATCGCATCACGCAGTTGCCCGGCGTGTCGGAACAATTCGTGCGCTCCGGCATCAAACGGGTGTTTTACGCGAAGAACATCATCTTCATTGACGAAAAAAAAGCGGGCATGTCGCGCGCGGCGGCGGTCAAGGCCTTACAGGCCGAAGGCGTCGAGGCCGCGGAATACAACCTGCGCTTGCAGCACACCTATCCGATTTACAGCGAGGAGAAATGGTGGCGGCACATGCCGGTGCTTCCCGCCGAGGACTCGCTGCCCGGATGCGCGGAGGCCAACCGCAAGGCGGTGCTCCTGCCGTATTTCACGTCGGAACAGCCCGAATTGATCGAACAGTACGGCAACGCCTTTGAAAAAGTTTGGGCGCATCGCGACAGCATCGCGAAAACGTAACGCCGAATTTATTCACATGGCCTGCGGCGGAAAAAAGACCGTTTTGGCAACATGCACATCGCTGTCGCGGATGAATTTGTGCCGCCGGATAGTGTTCGGCTCCGAGGCCATGTGGGCAGGCCGCGGCCTGATTCCGGGAATGGCGTGAAAGCCGTGGGAAAACTGGATCAGTTGCAGCGAAAACGGTTTGTCCGGTTCGAGGGCGAGGGAAAGGTCCACGCCTTCCCGGGGAAACACATGGAGGCTGAGATACCAGCGATCGCCCCCGGCGTCGAGCGGTTTGCCGAAAATGGACGCCGCAATCACCTTCGTGCCCTCTCCCGCGCGCACGTGCATGGACTCGGCATGTTTCGATTCGATGCGCACCACGACGTTGCGTATCCCGTTTTCAACGGCATCGGAGACTATCCGCGCTTCGGGTCCCAGGGATTCGACGACGGGGGCCGGCGCTTTCATCGTGAGTTCGGCATGGATGCGGGATGAAATTCTCCGGAAGGGATCTTTTTCCCGGTCGCTTTCGGATTCGGTTGGCGCATGGGAGGCGCCGGGCGGGAAAAACTGGGAAGTCCATTCATCGGGCGCCGGGTCGCTGCTGTACCAGTACGCCTGTTGTGCATCGAGATCGAGCCGGTACGACACGCAGTTGAATTGGGGACGGAGAGGCGTGGGGGCGCTGTTCAGCAAGCCAACGGCTATCAGTAGGCCGCCGGCTCCGGCGCAGACCGCCGGCAGCCAGAGGCGGCTTCGGCGCGTGATGATCGCCAGTTGCGGAACGGCCAAGCCGAGGACAAGCGCCGGGATCAGAATCGTCACGGGACTGGCAAGGATATACACGAACGAAAGCGCGGCCACAAAAGCGGGCGCAAAGAGCACAATGGCGGGAACGACAAACAGCGAAGCGACGGCCACCCGGGCCGGCGAAGGATCACCGGCATTTTTGTCCAGAAACAATAATGCCAGCCCCAACGAAGCGAACAGCAGGGGCCACTGGGCAATAAAAAGGCCCCCTTCCAGAAACACGCCGATCAGAAACATCAGGCCCACCCATGCCATCAGCGCGCCCGACGCGAGATGATACGGGCGGACAAGGCGCATGAACGTTCCGGCCAGCAGGACAAAGGTCGCGATGCCTATCAGGGCGAACGCTGTTCCGTACAGGTTGTTCTGCTGAATCAAATGAATATCGGGCAGCGAGGTCAGATCGCGCGTCAATTGCGTGAAGAGTTTCGACGGGCCATACAGCACGGCGAGCAATCCCATCTGGACGGCCGAGGTCACAATCAACGCCGCCGCAAACAACAGGCAGCCGGCCAGCAACCCCGGCAGGGTCAGGCGCCGCCGCACAAACCCCAGAATCAGCACGGTGGCAAGCAGGGCCACGACGATCCACGTCAAAGGATGGTTCCACGTCGCCGGATAATAGGCCAACAAGGGTCCGATTACCGTGAAATAAGTCAGATCCGGCGCCCTCACCTTGTCAATCGGGATATTTCCCAGATGGCGGGCGAGCCGAATGCCGTACTCGCCAAGATCCTGAAGGCTGGCCAGGCTGAGGTTGTCCGGATTGTCGTTTTTGGTGTGGTAATGGGCGAAATTGTCAATAAACGCAATGTTGTACCCCGTGAGACCCGCCTCCTTGAAAATACCGAAGTCGGCGCGAAACGGCAGGCGGTAGTAGATATCGGCCATGCAGGAACTGGTTACGGCATGCACGCCCGATTTCGCCAGTTGCCTGACGAGCCAGCCGTTTTCCGGGCCGGTTTCAAACATATAGGCCTTGCCGCGGTTGCCGCGCGCTTCGTACCCGATCAAAACCCCCACATCGCCAAACCACGGATGCTCGCAGAAGGCCTTGGCGCCGAGCATGCCGCTTTCTTCCGCATCGCTAAACACAAAGATAACGTCGTTTCGGAGCGGCGGCCCGGCCTTCAACGCCCGCGCGATTTCGATCATGGCCGCGATGCCCGCGCAATCGTCCGCCGCGCCCGGACCGTACGGCACGCTGTCGTAATGCGCCTCGAACATGATGGCCTTGGTGTTGGCCGTGCCGTACAGCCGCGCAAGAACCATGTTGCGCATGCCCGCGCTGTGTCCGCCCGCATAGGGACTCGCCACGTGCTCTGCCGGTATGCCGAGTCCGTTCATCGTGTCCACGATGTATTGCTGTACCCTTGTGTTGGCGTCCGAACCGGCCGGGTGCGGCTCGGAGGCCAGCGCCCGGTTGTAGACCAGCGCGCGTTCGGCGGAAAAATCCGTGGCGGGCGCGGTGGCGGGCTTCGGAAACGGCGGCCGGGCCATGTAGATCGCCGCAAAAGCCACCATCGCCAAAAAAAAGGCCGTGCCAATCGCCCATGAATCGCGATACCATGGGTTGCGGGAACCGGGACTGTCAACCATTACCGATACTCCTGAAACCAAAGACTTCCGCCAAAAATCAACCGAAATAGGGGCCATCAGCACCGTAAAGGCTTCGTCAACACAAGGTTTTCAAGGACATAAAGGACACTACCGGTAAAAAAACGGCCACGTCGTGAATGACGTCCTTTTCGTCATTATGTCCTCTCCGCTGTGATGCCTTTCCGGTCGCCATCGGCCGAAAATGGGGCCACGCGCCCAATTGGTTAGACCCTTCCCGGCGGAGGAAGGTTACAGGGAGGCGGCAGTCGGCAATCGTCCCAAGTAAAATCGCCGGGGATCAGAGGTCGCCGGCATCGAAGGCGCGCGCCATGGCCTTAACGCTCTTGATGTCCATTTTACCGGTGCCCAGCACGGGGATGGCTTCGACCCGGTAGAAAGCGTTTGGACGCGGTCTCCACAAATTCGGGAGTTCTTCGCATTTATCCATTGCCCGCAGGAGTTGCGCGAGTTGATCGTCGGACAACGTGTGGATGACGATCAAACGTTCGCCCCGGGCCGCGTCGGGCACGCCGGTCACGGCCAGCGCCTGTTCGGTAAGCCCGATAAGGTTATGAAGGGTATCCTCGATTTTGGTGTGCGAAACCATCTCGCCGGCAATCTTGCTAAACCGGGCGAGGCGGTCGGTCAGCGTGATGAACCCATCCTCGTCAACCGAGGCGATGTCGCCGGTTGAATACCAGCCGTCTTTCAAAACCGCCGCGGTTTTTTCCGGCATGCCGAGATAGCCTTTCATCACGTTGGGGCCTTTTACTTGAAGGAGTCCGGGCTGGCCGCATCCCAGGATTTCGCCGGTGTCGGGATCGATCACGCGGACCGCGATGCCGGGCATGGGACGTCCGACCGTGCCGCGTTTCATGCCGATTTGGTGATGGCCGTCGCCGTGGAAATCGGGGATATTGCTCGAAATCGCCGGGCTGCATTCGGTCGCGCCGTAGCCTTCGAGCGGTTCGACGCCAAATTTTTCCATGAACGCATCGCGCACGCGGTCAGTCAGTTTTTCGGCGCCGACCAGCAGGTATCGCAGGCTTTTCATGTCATCCGGATCGCAGCGTCGCGTAAAATTCTGAAGAAACGTCGGCGTCGAAATGAAAAACTCGGCCTTGTATTTTTTGATCAAGTTGCCGATGGCCTTCGGTTCGAGCGGGGTGGGATGATAGACGACGGACAGGTTGTTGATGAGCGGCGCCCAGATCGTACCCATGAACCCGAAGGAGTGGAACAGCGGCAGCATGGCCATCATGACGTCGCCGTCCTTGTGGGCGATGATCTGCGCCAGCGAATCCACGTTGTGCAGGATGTTGCCATGCGTCAGCATGACGCCTTTCGGATCGCCTTCGCTGCCGCTCGAAAAGATCACGGTCACCAGATCCTCGGCCGTGCGCCGGGGCGCACCCAGCAGGAAGCCCAACAGCCAGCCCGGACAGGCCTTGGCCAGCAGCCCCCCGATGACGCGATCCGCGGTCGTAACGGATTTCATGATGTCTTCGAGATAGACGGGGATGCCGGGCACGGTTACGGGCAGCCGTTCCAGAAAGGCCTTGGCGGTTATGCAATGCGAAAGTTTGCATTGCCGCGCATAGGATTCCATGGCTTGGGCCGAAGCGGTGTAGTTGAGGTTGATGGGAACACGCCCCATGAATTCAAGCGCCAGGTTCGTCAAACATCCGCCGACGGACGGCGGCACCAGAACGCCCACCATCGGCTGCTTGTCGAGAATGGCCCTGAGTTTGCGCGCCAGCACAATTGAACCAGCCAAAGTCTTGAAGTAACTGAGTTCGCCCGATCGGCTGTCGGCGATAGCCATGAGTTTGGGACGTCGGCGCGCGGCCTTCAGGAAAGCGCGATCCACCAAACACGGCTTCATCTTGCGCGCGGCGAACGCCTCCGCGCCCATTTCCTGGATGATGGAACGCAACACGGGGCCCGAGGTGTCCGCCGGCATGGGCGTGCCGAAACTGACCGTGGTGCGGTACGGGAATTCCTTCGGTTTCTTCCAAAAGAACCGGCCTTCGGAAAAACTGAACACGCTGCCCCACAGCCGATCGATATGCACCGGGATGATCGGCGCGTCAATCCCGCGCATGATCAATTCAAACCCCTTGCGAAACGACTGCAACTGGCCTGTTCGCGTAATCTCGCCCTCGGCGAACACACACACCAACTCGCCGTTTTTGATGGTGTCGGCCGCTTCTTTCAGGGAACGCCTCAATTCCGCGGGCGAATCGGCCGCCGAGACGGGGATGGCGTTCATGATCCTCGCGATGGGCCGCATCCACTTCATTTCATAGTAGCCGCGGTACATGAGAAAGCGGATGGGACGGTCCACCACGGCCTGCAACATGATCGGATCGATGTAGGAGGTGTGGTTGGCGACGAGGAGCCCCCCGCCGGTGATGGGAAAATTGGGGCGTCCGATGACCGACACGCGGTACACCGTGTTTGTGACGAGCCACAACAGGAAACGGATGACGAGGATCGGCAGCCGCCAGCACATATACAAGCCGACCGCCAGCGAAAATACCGCATTGAGCATGAAAACTTGCCGGGTGTTGACGCCCGCCCGCGTAAGCGCCCAGTACAGGGCCCCCGCGCCCAACATGCCCACGAACGTGAGCATGTTCGTCGTGGCCATGATGCCGCCCTTGATATGGTTTGGACTGCGCTGCTGGAGGGTCGCCGCAAGCGGCACATCGAACACGCCCGATGCGCAGCCGAGGCCGAAAAGCAGGATGAGGCATGTCCAAAAACTCATGTCCGGCATCGCCAGCAGGCCGCTGAACAACGCGATGCCCAGCACGCCCATCGGCACGAGACCCAGTTCGATCTTCTGACGAGACAAGTAGCCCGCCGCCAACGCGCCCACGCCAATGCCGACCGCCAGCGCCGCCAAGACCGCGCTGATCTGCGTTTCGCTAAGGTGAAGATTGGCCGCGCCGTACGCGAACACGTTTGCCCGGAGCAAGGCGCCCGCAAACCAGAAATAGGTGTAGCCGACGACCGTGTACAGCAGCCACCGGTCTTTTTTCATGATACGGAAGTGTTCAATCATGCCCTGCATCGGGTTGAGCCGGATGGGCTGTGCCGGATTCGCGGCCGGCGGTTTCGAGATGTATTGGGCCATCACCAGACCGGCACAGGAGAGAAACAGCAGGACAAACGTCGCCAGATACGTTTTGCCGCCCAGCGCGCTGTGCAACGGACCCGCCGCGCCCGTGCCGGCGATGATCGCGATAATCGTCCACATTTGAAGCACGCCGTTGCCCCAGGAAAGCTGGCTTTCTTCCAAAATTTCCGGCAGGATGCCGTATTTCGCGGGACTGAAGAACGCGCTATGCGTCGCCATGAAAAAAAGCATGACCCACAAGAACGCAGGCGATTCCAAATAGAACGCAAAGAAACCAAAACAGACAATAAAGATTTCCCAGACCTTCACGCATACCGCGATGAATTGTTTGCTGTACCGGTCGGAAAGCGCGCCTGCCACGCCGGGGAAAACCAGAAACGGCAGGCTGAAAATAATCGTCGAGACCGCCGTGACCATCGTCGCCGTGGATTCATCGGCGGTCTTGCCCGGTCCGATCAATACGCCCAAAATCGTGAACTGGATGAGGAATTGAAACAGGTTGTCGTTGAACGCCCCCTGAAACTGGGTGGCAATCAACGCCCAAAACCCCTTCATGCTGTACGGTTTGCCCGACGGCATCCCTTTCGACGCAACCATCGTTGCTCTCCTTGTTGTGATGCGCGCAGAAAACTACGCGCCGCCGCGCATCTTGGCCGTCTGCGCCCGCATGCGCTCCATGTACCGGATGACGTTCACGCACTCCGCATCGCTCAGGTCCGCCAAGGCCGCGTGAATCCGTTCGCGGTACAGCGGCTCGACTTGCTCGATCATGGCCCGCCCTTTCGCGGTCAACGAAACATGGTAGATCCGGCGGTTGCCCGACACGCTCTCGCGCACGACCAACTGCTTGCGTTCGAGTTTGTCGAGCACCGACGTGATGCTGGCCCGGCTGACCACGAGCCGCTTGCCAAGCCCCGCCTGCGTGATGGGGCCAATCTTGTATTTCAGGGCAAACAGGACGTTGAACTGCGCCTGGGTCAGGCCAAACGGACGAAAAAGCGCCTCGCCCACGGCCGAAAAGAGACCGGCCGTATGCACAATGTTCAAGAGGGTTTCATGGCGCAAGTCCGAAAACGGACGATCCAAATGAAGTTCGGCGGCCAGCGACACGGCCTTTGTTCCTTGTGTGTTATTTGTAGCCTTCGGGTAGATTGTAGAATGTGTAACCGTTAGAAGTCAAGCAATTTCTGTTTCCTTGCAGACGCTGGATTTGTGGTAAAATAGCCAAGCGTGCAGTAGTGGCCGTATTGTGTCCCAACAAAGCGTAACAAGGCAGGGTGGGATCTTGTTTATTGGCGGTTGTGTTCAACGGAGCGAAATCCGGAATGGCAGGATTGGCGTGGGGGGAACGTAATGCGGTCTTCAATCAAAAAAGAAATTCGCGGAGCGAGGAGGCAGCGGATGTCGAATAAGAATCTGGTTATGGGGTTGGTGGCGGGAATGTGTGCGGCGATGCAGGCGACCGCAGCCATTTGGTATGTTGACAAAGACAATACGGGCACGCAGAACGGCACAAGTTGGGGGACGGCTTATACCACGATTCAGCAAGCCATAGACTCCGCGGCGGCCGGGGATCGCGTATGGGTGGCCGAGGGTGTTTATGACGAGCCACGCACGGCGGACGCCGCGGGATCGCTCGTGCTCAAAACCAATGTCAGCGTGTACGGCGGCTTTATCGGCAAGGCCGCCGGCGGATACGAGACGCAGCTTTCGCAGCGGAATTGGGTGGCGCATGTCGTGACCATTGATGGGGCGAACGGACGCGGGGCCGGTGTTCGCGCGTACCATGTCGTCAAGGGGACGACGGGTTCGACGCTCGACGGTTTCACGATCACCGGCGGCAACGCCAACGGCAGCGCGTGGAACGGCTGCGGCGGCGGCTTTTTTAGCGACACGTCGGGCGGCACGGTGTCCAATTGTGTGTTTACAGCCAACAGCGCAAGCGTCGGCGGGGCCATCGGCAACCGGTCCTCATCCGCCACGTTTTCGAAGTGCACAATATATTCCAACACCGCGTTCAGCGGCGCGGGCGTGTACAACGACGGTGGATCGCCGGTGTTCTCGAACTGCCTGCTGTATCGCAACGTCGCCACCAACGGCGGCGGCATGTGGAGTTTCAACGGCAGCACGCCGTCGCTGGTCAATTGCACCTTTGCGCTCAACCAGGCCACCGCCGGGGCCGGCCTTTATGCCGACGGGGCGACGGTCACGTTGCTGAACACCATTCTTTTTTTCGATTCGGGGGGTGAAATCTTCAGCACCGGAGCGACCCTCAACGCGACCTATTGCAATGTGCAGGGGGGCTTGGCCGGCACGGGAAACATCGCCCAGAATCCGGTGTTTGCCGACGCCAATGTCAACGATTTCCGGCTGGGCAGCGGTTCGCCCTGCATCAATACGGGCACGAACGTCGGGGCGCCCGCCACCGACATCACCGGGACGACCCGGCCGCAAGGCGCGGCCTTCGACATGGGCGCGTATGAAATGGCGGCTCCAGTGGCCGATTTTACGGCGGTGCCGTCGTTTGGCGGCGCGGCGCTGGCGGTCCAGTTCACCGACACGACAGTCACGCCGTCGTGTATTCCTATCACGCAATGGTCGTGGATTTTCGGCGACAGCGCCACCAGTCCGGAACAGAATCCGGTGCATGTGTACGGGATCCCCGGCGTCTTTGCCGTCACGTTGACGGTAACGACTTCCGTGGGTTCCAGTTCCAAGACCGGTTACATCGGCTCGCTGGCTTCGGTGCAGTCGGTTCAGGTGGTGGACGGCCTGCACGTGGACGTGCAATACAACGGGGCCATGGGGGCAAGCGCCTCTTCGCCCGCCAATTACACCCTTTCCGGTACGGGCAAGGGCACCCTGGCCGCCAATCCAACGACGGTCACCCTGGTCGGCCCGAACCGGTTCCGGCTGGAATGGACGACCGGCGAGATGGTTCCCGACGGCGACATCACGATCACGGTTTCCAACGTGCTGGATGCGTATGGGAATGTGTTGAGCGGTTTCAACAGCGCGACGGATCCGCGGGGCGGCATGGGCGGCGCGCCCGGCGTTGAAACGGTGGCCGTGACGTCGGGCACGACGGTGGACGTGACGTACAACCGCCCGATGGGCGCCGGCGCCGTCACGGCAGCCAACTATGCGCTTTCGGGATCGGGCAAGGGCACCCTGGCCGTCAATCCCGCCTCGGTCGCGCTGGCCGGCAACAACAAGTATCGCCTTACATGGACATCCGGCGAGATGATTGATCGCGGGGACATTGTCATTACCGTGTCGAATGTGTCCGACGCCTACGGGAACGCCATCGGCGCGTACAACACCGGCACGCACGCGGGCGGTGCGGTCGGGGTCGCACCGCGGGTCACGACCGTCGCCGCGCAAACCGCCCAGACGATTGACGTGACTTTTTCGGAAGCCATGGGCGCCGGGGTAACCTCGAACGCCAACTACGTCTTGTCGGGACCGGGCATGGGATCCCTGTCCCCGAATCCAACATCCGTCGCGCTCAGCAGCGGCAACAAGTACCGGCTGACATGGGTTTCCGGCGAAATGGTCAACGGCGCGACGATAACCGTGACCGTTTCGGGTGTTTACGACGCGGCCGCCAATCCGATCGCCGGCATCAACAACAGCGGCACGCATTACGGCGGGGGAATCGGAACCGCGCCCACGGTGACGGCGCTTGCGATTCAATCCGGTTCAAGCATGGATGTTACCTTTAGCGAACTGCTGGGGGAAGGCGCCCTCGTGCCGACGAACTACATCGCAAGCGGCACGGGTCTCGGCTCGTTGAGCGCCTATCCGGCCGGCGTGGTCTATGTCGGCAGCAACAAATATCGTTTGACGTGGACCTCCGGCGAAATGCGCAACGGCGGCTCCATCACGGTGACCGTGTCGAACGTGAAAGATCCCGCGGGCAACGCAATCGGCTCGACCGGCAATTCCGGCACGGTCGCCGGCGGCGCGATCGGCGCCGCGCCGACGGTGCTCGGCGTGTCCGTGCAGGCCTCCAACGCGGTCAATATCCTGTTCAGCGAAGCCATGAACGCCGCGGCGTTGACAAACACCAACTACGCCTTGTCCGGAACCGGCAAGGGATCGCTTGCCACGTCGCCCAATTCCGTGACGCTCGTCGGCCTGAACACCTACCGTCTGGGCTGGAACACAGGCGAAATGGTGAAGGGCGGCAACATCACCGTAACGGCCAGCGGCATGTCCGACCTTGCCGGCAACCCCATCGGTTCGCCGAATTCGGGCACGGACGCCGGGGCGGCGGTGGCCAGCGTTCCCACGGTCCAGTTGACGTCCGCCACGCCGGCCACAACGGGCGCCTCGCCCATCCCCGTTTCGGTGGCCTTCAGCGAACCTGTGACCGGCTTTACCGGCAGCGACATCGCGACGGGCAACGCTTCCGTCGCCAACTTTGCCGGAACCGGCATGTCGTACACGTTCAACCTTGTGCCGGCCTCGGAAGGTCTGGTGACGGCGAACATTCCCGAAGGCATTGCAACGGATGCCGCTGGAAACGGAAACGCGGCGCTGGAGACCGTATTCACGCGCGTTTTCGCGCGGACCAGCGTCGTCTCGGCGACGGTTGTCTACAACGGGATGGTGGATGTCGTGTTCAGCGCGGCCATGGGCGACGGCGCCACCGCGCCGGCCAATTACACGTTGAGCGGATCAGGGAAAGGCTCGCTGGCCGCGCATCCGGACACGGCCGCGTTGCTCTATGGAAACACCTATCGGTTGACATGGGGATCCGGCGAGATGCTGGATCGCGGCAACATCACGATTACGGTCACGGGCGCGACCGATGCCGGCGGCAACCCGCTCGGCGCCGTCAACACGGCCACGCACTACAGCGGCGCCGTCGGCATTCCCCCAACCGTATATCTGAGCACCGACGCGCAAGGCGCCACGCGCCTCTCGCCGATTCCGGCGCGCGCCACGTTCAGCGAACCCGTCACGGGGTTTTCCGCGGAGGGCATTTCCCCGATGAACGCCACCGTGCAGAACCTCCAGGGCAGCGGAACGGATTACACGTTCGACCTTGTGCCCGCCGGCGCGGGGCCGGTCTTTGCGCAGGTTCTCGCGGGGGCCGCGTCCGATGCCGCGGGCAACCGCGTTTCGGCGTCGCCCATGTTCGTGCGGCTCTATGATCCCAATCCGCCCGCCGCCATGGTCACGCTCGACGATCCGTCGCCGACGGATGCCGATTCGGTCGCGTTCCGCGTCACGTTCAGCGAGGACGTGGACGACAGTTTCAATGCCGGCAACGTTTCGCTGATCGGATCGCTTGCCCCATACGCGACGTTCGCCATTTCGGGCGCAAGCCCCTCGTACAAGGTCCAGGTCGCGCTTTCCCACGGCGATGCGAGCGGCAACATCGGCATCCGCGTAAGCGCCACGGGAATCAAGGATGCCGCGGGCAACGAGTGCGCGAACGACGCGTCGGCCTATTATGTCGTCAACAACGATTTCGGTTTCGCCGCGCCGCCCGAAGGCGGGCAGGTGTACGCCGGCGAACCGTTCACGTTCACCATTGAACTTGAACCGCATGCGGATCCCGTCGTCCTCCAATGGAAATGGGAAAACAACCAAGGCGTCGTGACCGACGTGGGGTTCGACTCGCCCATGCTGATCCTGCCTGAAACCAACACG
Coding sequences within it:
- a CDS encoding acyl-[ACP]--phospholipid O-acyltransferase, producing the protein MVASKGMPSGKPYSMKGFWALIATQFQGAFNDNLFQFLIQFTILGVLIGPGKTADESTATMVTAVSTIIFSLPFLVFPGVAGALSDRYSKQFIAVCVKVWEIFIVCFGFFAFYLESPAFLWVMLFFMATHSAFFSPAKYGILPEILEESQLSWGNGVLQMWTIIAIIAGTGAAGPLHSALGGKTYLATFVLLFLSCAGLVMAQYISKPPAANPAQPIRLNPMQGMIEHFRIMKKDRWLLYTVVGYTYFWFAGALLRANVFAYGAANLHLSETQISAVLAALAVGIGVGALAAGYLSRQKIELGLVPMGVLGIALFSGLLAMPDMSFWTCLILLFGLGCASGVFDVPLAATLQQRSPNHIKGGIMATTNMLTFVGMLGAGALYWALTRAGVNTRQVFMLNAVFSLAVGLYMCWRLPILVIRFLLWLVTNTVYRVSVIGRPNFPITGGGLLVANHTSYIDPIMLQAVVDRPIRFLMYRGYYEMKWMRPIARIMNAIPVSAADSPAELRRSLKEAADTIKNGELVCVFAEGEITRTGQLQSFRKGFELIMRGIDAPIIPVHIDRLWGSVFSFSEGRFFWKKPKEFPYRTTVSFGTPMPADTSGPVLRSIIQEMGAEAFAARKMKPCLVDRAFLKAARRRPKLMAIADSRSGELSYFKTLAGSIVLARKLRAILDKQPMVGVLVPPSVGGCLTNLALEFMGRVPINLNYTASAQAMESYARQCKLSHCITAKAFLERLPVTVPGIPVYLEDIMKSVTTADRVIGGLLAKACPGWLLGFLLGAPRRTAEDLVTVIFSSGSEGDPKGVMLTHGNILHNVDSLAQIIAHKDGDVMMAMLPLFHSFGFMGTIWAPLINNLSVVYHPTPLEPKAIGNLIKKYKAEFFISTPTFLQNFTRRCDPDDMKSLRYLLVGAEKLTDRVRDAFMEKFGVEPLEGYGATECSPAISSNIPDFHGDGHHQIGMKRGTVGRPMPGIAVRVIDPDTGEILGCGQPGLLQVKGPNVMKGYLGMPEKTAAVLKDGWYSTGDIASVDEDGFITLTDRLARFSKIAGEMVSHTKIEDTLHNLIGLTEQALAVTGVPDAARGERLIVIHTLSDDQLAQLLRAMDKCEELPNLWRPRPNAFYRVEAIPVLGTGKMDIKSVKAMARAFDAGDL
- a CDS encoding MarR family transcriptional regulator, coding for MSLAAELHLDRPFSDLRHETLLNIVHTAGLFSAVGEALFRPFGLTQAQFNVLFALKYKIGPITQAGLGKRLVVSRASITSVLDKLERKQLVVRESVSGNRRIYHVSLTAKGRAMIEQVEPLYRERIHAALADLSDAECVNVIRYMERMRAQTAKMRGGA